In the Arthrobacter sp. 31Y genome, one interval contains:
- a CDS encoding MFS transporter, with protein sequence MDTTQSVVEKSAIKKVAVRLVPFVALMFFINYLDRTAISFAGPNGMNNDLALSAAQFGFASGVFFIGYILLEIPSNLALHKFGARRWLARIMVSWGIVSLLFTWVGNVEQLYILRFILGVAEAGFFPGAILFLSLWVPSKHRSKILALFYLAQPLTTVIGAPLAGALIQQHGMFFGLEGWRFMFFGVAIPAIIVGIIAWFYLADNPSKAKWLTAEEKTWLTGALEKEKKETAASNKHVSVRTVFGNGRVWMLSLIYFGFIYGLYALGFFLPTIIAGFEGLYGTKFDVFQKGLITAIPYLPAAFALYFWSKDATKRGVKTWHIALPALIGGVSIPLALFAGSPAATIAVITITAMSIFAALPNFWTVPTQFLTGAAAAAGIALINTVGNLAGFSAGYITGWLKDLTGGYTVPMFVVGGFMLLSSILMVTLSKQGKASAGTPAEALDPQGAGQHAEP encoded by the coding sequence GTGGACACCACACAATCGGTGGTCGAAAAATCCGCAATTAAGAAGGTGGCAGTCCGGCTTGTGCCGTTCGTCGCCCTGATGTTCTTCATCAACTATCTGGACCGCACCGCCATTTCTTTCGCCGGCCCCAACGGCATGAACAACGATCTCGCCCTCTCTGCGGCGCAGTTCGGCTTCGCCTCCGGAGTCTTCTTCATCGGCTACATCCTGCTCGAAATCCCCAGCAACCTGGCCCTCCACAAGTTCGGTGCCCGCCGCTGGCTGGCCCGCATCATGGTCAGCTGGGGCATCGTGTCCTTGCTCTTCACCTGGGTGGGCAACGTTGAGCAGCTCTACATTCTCCGCTTCATTCTGGGCGTGGCAGAAGCCGGCTTCTTCCCCGGCGCCATCCTCTTCCTGAGCCTCTGGGTGCCGTCAAAGCACCGCAGCAAGATCCTGGCCCTCTTCTACTTGGCACAGCCGCTCACTACGGTGATCGGTGCTCCCCTCGCAGGCGCTTTGATCCAGCAGCACGGAATGTTCTTTGGCCTCGAGGGCTGGCGTTTCATGTTCTTCGGAGTCGCCATCCCCGCGATCATCGTCGGCATCATCGCTTGGTTCTACCTGGCAGACAACCCCTCCAAGGCCAAGTGGCTTACCGCCGAAGAGAAGACCTGGCTGACCGGCGCCCTCGAAAAGGAAAAGAAGGAAACCGCCGCCAGCAACAAGCACGTCAGCGTTCGCACGGTGTTCGGCAACGGCCGTGTCTGGATGCTCTCCCTGATCTACTTCGGCTTCATCTACGGCTTGTACGCACTGGGCTTCTTCCTGCCGACCATCATCGCCGGCTTCGAAGGCCTCTACGGCACCAAGTTCGATGTGTTCCAGAAGGGACTCATCACGGCCATTCCGTATCTACCGGCAGCCTTTGCTCTGTACTTCTGGTCCAAGGACGCCACCAAGCGCGGCGTGAAGACCTGGCACATCGCCCTTCCGGCCCTCATTGGCGGTGTCAGCATCCCTCTGGCGCTGTTCGCCGGATCCCCCGCAGCAACCATCGCCGTCATCACCATCACGGCCATGTCCATCTTCGCGGCCCTGCCGAACTTCTGGACCGTCCCCACGCAGTTCCTCACCGGCGCAGCCGCAGCAGCAGGCATCGCACTGATCAACACGGTGGGCAACCTGGCGGGCTTCAGCGCCGGCTACATCACCGGCTGGCTTAAAGATCTGACGGGCGGCTACACGGTCCCCATGTTCGTCGTCGGCGGCTTCATGTTGCTCTCCTCCATCCTCATGGTGACCCTCAGCAAGCAGGGCAAGGCATCTGCTGGTACGCCTGCCGAGGCGCTGGACCCACAAGGGGCCGGGCAGCACGCGGAGCCGTAA
- a CDS encoding FadR/GntR family transcriptional regulator produces MSANSAAAAHMTAALAPMEQGSVVSEVAERLLAYFTSGDIAPGTRLPAERQLAASLGVGRSAVREALAALEILGIVIVRPGSGTYLRDGVSELLPRTLSWGLMLGEPRTRELVELRSGLEIQAVELAALRVTDEALARMRADLDVMEKNLDDLAAFVEADAAFHREIAAASGNMVLEELLQSIRSLLRIWVDRALTDEGHAEAALREHTAIYQALVARDASEVSQSMRSHMATASKRLLAGFDAAQ; encoded by the coding sequence GTGTCAGCGAACTCAGCAGCAGCGGCCCACATGACGGCCGCGCTTGCCCCCATGGAGCAGGGCTCCGTTGTGTCCGAAGTAGCGGAGCGTCTCCTTGCCTACTTCACCAGTGGCGACATCGCCCCCGGCACCCGGCTCCCGGCAGAGCGCCAGTTGGCGGCTTCACTTGGTGTTGGGCGCTCGGCCGTACGCGAGGCACTCGCCGCCCTGGAGATCCTCGGCATAGTGATAGTCCGCCCCGGCTCGGGGACATACCTGCGCGACGGCGTCTCCGAACTTTTGCCGCGGACGCTCAGCTGGGGTCTCATGCTGGGGGAGCCGCGAACCCGTGAGCTGGTGGAATTGCGCAGCGGACTGGAAATTCAGGCTGTCGAGCTGGCCGCACTGAGGGTCACCGACGAAGCCCTGGCGCGAATGCGGGCCGACCTGGATGTCATGGAGAAGAACCTTGATGACCTGGCAGCCTTCGTTGAGGCAGATGCAGCCTTCCATCGTGAGATCGCGGCAGCCTCAGGCAACATGGTCCTGGAGGAGCTCCTCCAAAGCATCCGCTCTTTGCTTCGGATCTGGGTAGACCGGGCACTGACCGATGAAGGCCATGCCGAGGCTGCTTTGCGCGAACACACGGCCATCTACCAGGCACTGGTGGCCCGCGACGCTTCCGAGGTTTCCCAGAGCATGCGCTCGCACATGGCAACTGCCTCCAAGCGACTACTCGCTGGGTTCGACGCAGCCCAATAA
- the hutG gene encoding formimidoylglutamase, whose protein sequence is METSAPTVDVIPTPWTGRFDGDGAEHRRWWQAITPHTSAAAAAGARPAVVLGFCSDAGVLRNKGRVGAAKAPAAIRSALGPLAFHLDRDVFDAGDVVVEDDSLEAGQERAGRAISGLLDAGNLTVVLGGGHETAFASYLGVAGSDAVRGKRLGVLNLDAHFDLRDEPTPSSGTPFLQMAHAEAAAGRELQYAVVGISEPNNTRTLFDTANRLGVQYLLDELCSPEAAEVFVADFLAGVDVLYLTIDLDVMPASVAPGVSAPAAYGVPLPVISAICRQVAASGKLLHVDVAELNPEFDIDSRTAKVAARLVNTLLA, encoded by the coding sequence ATGGAAACAAGCGCCCCCACCGTAGACGTCATTCCCACCCCGTGGACCGGCCGCTTTGATGGGGACGGCGCCGAGCACCGCCGCTGGTGGCAGGCCATCACGCCGCACACGTCCGCAGCCGCCGCAGCAGGCGCGCGTCCCGCCGTCGTGCTTGGTTTCTGCAGCGACGCCGGTGTCCTCCGCAACAAGGGCCGCGTAGGCGCGGCCAAGGCTCCGGCCGCCATCCGATCGGCGCTGGGTCCGCTGGCGTTCCACCTTGACCGTGACGTGTTCGACGCCGGTGATGTGGTTGTGGAGGACGACTCACTTGAGGCGGGCCAAGAGCGCGCCGGGCGCGCCATTTCGGGACTGCTCGACGCCGGAAACCTCACCGTGGTGCTGGGCGGAGGCCACGAAACCGCGTTCGCCAGCTACCTTGGCGTGGCCGGCTCGGACGCGGTGCGCGGCAAGCGGCTGGGTGTGCTGAACCTGGACGCCCACTTTGACCTGCGCGACGAACCCACGCCGAGCTCGGGGACGCCGTTCCTGCAGATGGCCCACGCGGAAGCTGCCGCTGGGCGCGAACTGCAGTACGCCGTCGTCGGAATTTCAGAGCCAAACAACACACGAACGCTTTTCGATACGGCCAACCGGCTGGGCGTGCAGTACCTGCTCGATGAATTGTGCTCGCCCGAGGCCGCAGAGGTATTCGTCGCTGACTTCTTGGCGGGAGTGGACGTCCTGTACCTGACTATCGACCTTGACGTGATGCCGGCCTCGGTGGCTCCCGGGGTGAGCGCGCCCGCCGCGTATGGCGTGCCTTTGCCGGTGATCAGCGCGATCTGCCGCCAGGTGGCAGCGAGCGGAAAACTCCTCCACGTGGACGTGGCCGAGCTGAATCCGGAGTTCGACATTGATTCCAGAACAGCGAAGGTTGCGGCCCGGTTGGTCAACACCTTGCTTGCCTAG
- a CDS encoding NCS2 family permease, translating to MLKQGSAVDRYFKISERGSTYSREIRGGFATFFAMSYIVVLNPLILSGPDSSGASLGFTAVAATTAFVAGILTILMGAWAKHPFAVATGLGVNAFVAVTVASHPGLTWPDMMGLVVLSGVTMLILVLTGFRTAVFKAVPEALKTAIVVGIGLFIALIGLVNAGFVRRIPDAAGTTVPLGLGVDGKLMGWPTLVFAVGLILTIALVVRKVRGAILIGIVVSTALAAILEFTLHIGPSFDGTNVNPRGWSLVAPTLTEWGAPDLSLIGKANPLGAFEHLGFIAAALLAFVILLSIFFDAMGTMVGLANEAGTVDEDGNIPNVDRVLQVDALGAIVGGGASVSSNQIFVESGAGIGEGARTGLASIVTGALFLVAMFFTPLINLVPFEAVAPALVVVGFMMVSQVGKIDWQDWGVGIPAFLTIALMPFTYSIANGLGAGFISFVLIRTFQGRAREVHPLMWAVAAAFLLFFGIGTVEELLGVK from the coding sequence ATGCTTAAACAAGGTTCTGCAGTAGACCGTTACTTCAAGATCTCCGAACGCGGATCCACGTACTCGCGGGAAATCCGTGGCGGCTTCGCGACCTTCTTCGCCATGAGCTACATCGTGGTGCTGAACCCGCTGATCCTCTCCGGGCCCGATTCGAGCGGAGCGTCCCTCGGCTTCACGGCCGTCGCGGCCACTACCGCGTTCGTGGCCGGCATTCTGACGATCCTCATGGGTGCATGGGCCAAGCACCCATTCGCCGTGGCAACGGGCTTGGGCGTCAACGCCTTCGTGGCGGTCACGGTCGCCTCGCATCCGGGGCTGACCTGGCCGGACATGATGGGCCTGGTGGTGCTGTCCGGTGTCACCATGCTCATCCTGGTCCTCACGGGATTCCGCACGGCCGTGTTCAAAGCCGTCCCAGAGGCCCTCAAGACGGCGATCGTAGTGGGCATTGGCCTTTTCATTGCACTGATCGGCCTGGTTAACGCAGGATTCGTGCGCCGCATCCCTGATGCCGCCGGCACCACTGTTCCGCTGGGACTGGGCGTGGACGGCAAGCTTATGGGCTGGCCTACGCTGGTGTTCGCAGTGGGCCTGATCCTGACCATTGCCCTGGTGGTACGCAAGGTCCGGGGTGCCATCCTGATCGGCATCGTCGTGTCCACCGCGCTGGCCGCCATTCTCGAATTCACACTCCACATTGGCCCAAGCTTTGACGGCACCAACGTCAACCCCCGCGGCTGGTCCCTGGTGGCCCCCACGCTCACCGAATGGGGCGCCCCAGACCTGTCCCTGATTGGCAAGGCGAACCCGCTCGGCGCCTTTGAGCACCTCGGTTTCATCGCTGCCGCTTTGTTGGCGTTCGTCATCCTTCTGAGCATCTTCTTCGACGCCATGGGCACCATGGTTGGCCTGGCCAACGAGGCCGGAACCGTGGATGAGGACGGGAACATCCCCAACGTGGACCGCGTTCTCCAGGTGGACGCGCTCGGAGCGATCGTGGGCGGCGGCGCCTCTGTTTCCTCCAACCAGATCTTTGTGGAGTCCGGTGCGGGAATCGGCGAAGGCGCACGTACAGGCCTCGCCTCGATCGTCACAGGCGCACTCTTCCTGGTGGCCATGTTCTTCACCCCCCTGATCAACCTGGTCCCGTTCGAAGCCGTTGCCCCCGCACTGGTGGTTGTGGGCTTCATGATGGTCTCCCAGGTGGGCAAAATCGACTGGCAGGACTGGGGCGTCGGAATTCCTGCATTCCTGACCATCGCCCTGATGCCCTTCACGTACTCCATCGCCAACGGCCTCGGCGCCGGCTTCATCTCCTTCGTCCTGATCCGCACCTTCCAGGGCCGCGCCCGCGAAGTCCACCCGCTCATGTGGGCTGTGGCTGCTGCCTTCCTGCTGTTCTTCGGCATCGGAACCGTGGAAGAGCTGCTGGGCGTCAAGTAA
- a CDS encoding copper resistance CopC family protein: MRTIRPLLAAVVAALALASALLFSAVPASAHDVAESTTPANGASVAEVPASVSITFNNRPLAIGSGVTVTAGGENWADGPVEIIDNQAVQKLREGAPAGEFTVVWRVVSSDSHPIEGTFTFTAAAGGTTTASGTAGASPAASASSAAVPTAGTAAPGTASNNEPAADASQPFPWSIVGLAVVAVGLVIYLAVTARKKLAASNEPDADTPAE; encoded by the coding sequence ATGCGTACCATCCGCCCGCTTCTGGCCGCCGTCGTCGCTGCTCTCGCTCTTGCTTCCGCCCTGCTGTTTTCCGCGGTGCCGGCGTCCGCGCACGACGTCGCCGAATCAACCACGCCAGCCAACGGTGCCAGCGTGGCGGAAGTCCCGGCGTCGGTCTCCATTACGTTCAACAACCGCCCCCTCGCCATCGGTTCCGGTGTGACCGTGACGGCCGGCGGCGAAAATTGGGCGGACGGTCCGGTCGAAATTATCGACAACCAGGCCGTGCAGAAGCTTCGCGAGGGCGCCCCCGCAGGCGAGTTCACGGTGGTATGGCGCGTTGTCAGCTCCGATTCGCACCCGATTGAGGGCACCTTCACGTTCACAGCCGCTGCGGGAGGCACGACGACGGCGAGTGGTACGGCAGGTGCCTCACCGGCGGCGTCAGCTTCCTCAGCTGCGGTCCCGACCGCGGGCACCGCCGCGCCCGGCACTGCCAGCAACAACGAGCCAGCCGCCGACGCCTCCCAGCCTTTCCCTTGGAGCATCGTGGGGCTGGCTGTGGTGGCTGTGGGTCTCGTTATTTATCTCGCCGTTACCGCACGGAA